Proteins from a genomic interval of Clostridium scatologenes:
- a CDS encoding aldo/keto reductase: MNYRNLVNSGLKVSVIGFGGIPIQRIDNESAKEVIIAAEEKGINFIDTARGYSVSEEYIGEALLGRRDKWIIATKSMARDKQSMSNDVNKSLANLKTDYIDLYQLHNVKTMEDYNKVLSEDGAYEALLKFKQEGKIKHIGITSHSLEILELAIESGKFETIMYPYNIVEDQAEKLFKRAKELNIGIIAMKPMAGGAINNGTLALKYILQNESVTCAIPGMGKIEEVEENSAVASNDIKLTEDEKLEIKKISDELGTEFCRRCGYCAPCTKGIDIPGIFLLQGYKERYNLKKWAEDRYEALKVTAKDCIECGKCESRCPYNLPIIKMLKDVKKTFEK, from the coding sequence ATGAATTATAGAAATTTAGTTAATTCAGGATTAAAAGTTTCAGTAATAGGCTTTGGAGGAATTCCTATACAAAGAATAGATAATGAAAGTGCTAAAGAAGTTATAATAGCGGCAGAAGAAAAAGGAATAAATTTTATAGATACAGCCAGAGGTTATTCTGTATCTGAAGAATACATAGGTGAGGCATTATTAGGAAGAAGAGATAAATGGATTATTGCTACTAAATCCATGGCTAGAGACAAGCAATCTATGAGTAATGATGTAAATAAAAGTTTAGCTAATCTAAAAACTGATTATATAGATCTTTATCAATTACATAATGTAAAAACTATGGAAGATTATAATAAAGTTTTAAGTGAAGATGGAGCGTATGAAGCTTTATTAAAATTTAAACAGGAAGGAAAAATAAAGCACATAGGAATAACTTCTCATAGTCTTGAAATTTTAGAACTTGCTATTGAAAGCGGAAAGTTTGAAACAATAATGTATCCATATAATATAGTAGAGGATCAAGCAGAAAAGCTTTTTAAAAGAGCAAAAGAATTAAACATAGGAATAATAGCTATGAAGCCAATGGCAGGTGGAGCTATAAATAATGGAACATTAGCATTGAAATATATATTACAGAATGAAAGTGTAACCTGTGCTATACCAGGAATGGGAAAAATAGAAGAAGTAGAAGAAAATTCTGCAGTTGCTTCAAATGATATCAAATTAACAGAAGATGAGAAACTAGAAATTAAGAAAATATCAGATGAATTAGGTACTGAGTTTTGTAGACGATGTGGGTATTGTGCGCCATGTACAAAGGGAATAGATATACCAGGTATATTTTTATTACAAGGATATAAAGAAAGATATAACTTAAAAAAATGGGCGGAAGACAGATATGAAGCTTTAAAGGTGACTGCAAAAGATTGTATAGAATGTGGAAAGTGCGAGTCTAGATGCCCATATAATTTGCCAATAATAAAGATGTTAAAGGATGTTAAGAAGACTTTTGAAAAATAA
- a CDS encoding DUF1540 domain-containing protein, translating into MSGKLSCNAEKCVNNINGLCSANNIHITGEASHSSRETGCETFSPKGVINAMSNFTNMNLVGQFKQLFSTESIEMSPEIKCEAENCIYNVNELCTASNVQVYGSEARTSRETECETFKEH; encoded by the coding sequence ATGAGTGGAAAATTAAGCTGTAATGCAGAAAAGTGTGTAAATAATATAAATGGTCTTTGTTCTGCTAATAATATACATATAACAGGAGAGGCATCTCACAGCAGTAGAGAAACTGGATGTGAAACTTTCTCTCCAAAAGGTGTTATAAATGCTATGTCTAATTTTACAAATATGAACTTGGTTGGACAGTTTAAACAGTTATTTAGTACAGAGTCTATAGAGATGAGTCCAGAAATAAAGTGTGAAGCTGAAAATTGTATTTATAATGTAAATGAATTATGCACAGCAAGTAATGTTCAAGTATATGGTTCTGAGGCAAGAACTAGTAGGGAAACTGAATGTGAAACTTTTAAAGAGCACTAA
- a CDS encoding LysE/ArgO family amino acid transporter, giving the protein MIKYLIQGFVLGLSYVAPIGMQNLYVINSSISMSKKRAYEVAFITIFFDISLSLSSFFGIGLLINRFNFLKLTILLLGSIIVLYIGICLIRSKPNLSTQTSTDPNIPISKIALACFTVTWLNPQAILDGTLLLGSFRASLPLNTYNFFIGGVCTASIVWFTFLATIFSIFKNTLNEKILKKINILCGCIVMFYGIKLLYSFLKAI; this is encoded by the coding sequence ATGATAAAATATTTAATTCAAGGATTTGTTTTAGGTCTTAGCTATGTTGCACCTATTGGAATGCAAAATCTATATGTAATAAACTCATCCATATCTATGAGCAAAAAAAGAGCTTATGAAGTAGCCTTTATAACTATATTTTTTGATATAAGTTTATCCCTTTCAAGTTTTTTTGGTATAGGTTTGCTTATAAATAGGTTTAACTTTCTCAAGTTAACAATATTGTTATTGGGAAGCATTATTGTTTTATACATTGGAATATGCCTTATACGATCTAAGCCCAATTTATCAACTCAAACCTCTACAGATCCAAATATACCAATATCAAAAATAGCCCTTGCATGCTTTACTGTAACTTGGCTTAACCCTCAAGCTATATTAGATGGTACACTGTTACTAGGTAGTTTTAGAGCATCACTTCCACTAAATACTTATAACTTTTTTATTGGTGGAGTGTGTACTGCTTCTATAGTGTGGTTTACTTTTTTAGCTACAATTTTTTCTATATTTAAAAACACCCTTAACGAAAAAATTCTTAAAAAAATAAACATACTTTGTGGCTGTATAGTTATGTTTTATGGAATAAAATTATTATATTCATTTTTAAAAGCCATATAA
- a CDS encoding PLP-dependent aminotransferase family protein, which translates to MININWKPQKNSSNPLYKQIVDYIINEISTGNWVVGTKLPSQRQLAGDFKVNRSTIVEAFDELKSKGFIEGNSGGGTRIVNSTWSLLSSRSKLNWQNYIEGSIHKPNLHTIQMVNKLEYKKDIIRLGTGEPGPQLFPKNIMDKVLNRCSNKITSLGYLEGKGLLELRTILSEYLKIYGINVKPSSILIVSGALQALQLIALSILPLGSKILIEKPSYLKSLHIFQSMGMNMIGTNMDDKGIIPNEISKEINSKVNTLLYTIPTFHNPTGTVMTKDRRMEILNLCEKHRIPIIEDDVYRELWLDEVPPLPLKSCDKNGNILYLGSVSKSLAPGFRIGWLIGPEPVVERLADIKMQTDYGSSSLSQLILAEWISSGLYSEHLNNVRSKLKIQRDNALKTLNENFSDIATWNIPKGGFYIWLKLNSPISMNRLFSEAAKENILINPGSIYDSLNSENLRISYSYASLEEMKIGLEKLSRIVRSFIKTSSYS; encoded by the coding sequence TTGATAAACATTAACTGGAAACCACAAAAAAATAGTTCTAACCCTTTATACAAACAAATTGTAGATTATATAATAAATGAAATATCCACTGGAAATTGGGTTGTAGGTACTAAGCTTCCCTCACAAAGACAATTAGCTGGAGACTTTAAAGTAAATAGAAGTACTATAGTAGAAGCCTTTGATGAATTAAAAAGTAAGGGTTTTATTGAAGGAAATAGTGGTGGTGGCACTAGAATAGTAAATAGTACTTGGTCTTTGCTTTCATCAAGATCTAAATTAAACTGGCAAAATTACATAGAAGGAAGTATACACAAACCCAATCTTCATACTATTCAAATGGTTAATAAGCTGGAATATAAAAAAGACATTATACGATTAGGAACTGGTGAACCTGGACCTCAATTGTTTCCTAAAAATATTATGGATAAAGTATTAAACAGGTGCTCCAACAAAATTACATCCTTAGGCTATCTTGAGGGTAAAGGTCTTTTAGAACTGAGAACTATTTTAAGTGAATATCTTAAAATTTATGGGATAAATGTTAAGCCATCTTCCATACTAATTGTTTCTGGAGCACTTCAAGCCTTACAATTAATAGCTTTATCAATTTTACCTTTAGGTTCTAAAATACTTATAGAAAAACCATCTTATTTAAAATCCCTTCACATATTTCAATCCATGGGTATGAATATGATTGGAACAAATATGGATGACAAAGGTATTATTCCTAATGAAATATCTAAGGAAATTAATAGTAAAGTTAATACTTTATTATATACAATTCCTACTTTTCACAATCCTACAGGAACCGTAATGACTAAAGATAGACGTATGGAAATATTAAATTTATGTGAAAAACATAGAATTCCTATTATTGAAGATGATGTATATAGAGAATTATGGTTAGATGAAGTACCTCCCCTTCCATTAAAATCTTGTGACAAAAATGGGAATATACTTTATCTTGGAAGTGTGTCAAAATCTCTTGCACCAGGTTTTAGAATTGGATGGCTTATTGGTCCTGAACCAGTAGTTGAAAGATTAGCTGATATAAAAATGCAAACGGACTATGGTTCTAGTTCATTATCTCAACTAATATTAGCAGAATGGATAAGTAGTGGACTTTATAGCGAGCATCTTAACAATGTAAGATCCAAATTAAAAATTCAAAGAGATAATGCCTTAAAAACCTTAAACGAAAATTTTTCTGATATTGCTACTTGGAATATTCCTAAAGGTGGCTTTTATATATGGTTAAAGCTAAATTCTCCTATATCAATGAATAGGTTATTCTCCGAAGCAGCAAAAGAAAATATACTTATTAATCCAGGAAGTATATACGACTCTCTTAATAGTGAAAATTTAAGAATATCTTATTCTTATGCTTCATTAGAAGAAATGAAAATTGGTTTAGAAAAATTATCTCGTATAGTTAGAAGTTTTATCAAAACATCAAGTTATTCCTAG
- the rlmD gene encoding 23S rRNA (uracil(1939)-C(5))-methyltransferase RlmD, which yields MNKNISINKNEEYDMNITGMGYEGEGVGKINDFTVFVPGALLNEKVKVKIVKVNKNFAFAKLIDVMEASEYRTEPACNIYKRCGGCQLQHYSYKAQLNFKKQRVKDCIERIGKLKTSEVILYDTIGMDDPYRYRNKVQLPVGEKNGEVNIGFYAQRTHQIINMDTCNIQHEAADKVLKLIKSWMKKYKIEAYNEQLHSGSIRHIMVRKAFKTNEVMVVVVTRSNELPHKEELIEMLIESKENIVSIIQNVNSKKTNVILGIECITLWGKDNISDYIGEFRFNISPLSFFQVNPVQTEVLYNKALEYASLTGNETVFDAYCGTGTISLFLSQKAKKVYGIEIVPQAIENAKINAEQNNIDNAEFIVGESEKVIPELIKNGVKADVVVVDPPRKGCEKSLLEAIAQMSPERIVYVSCDPGTLARDLSILDELGYKVAEVQPVDMFPQTAHVETVVKLIKQNQ from the coding sequence ATGAATAAAAACATTTCTATAAATAAAAATGAAGAATATGATATGAATATAACAGGAATGGGGTATGAAGGTGAAGGAGTAGGTAAAATAAATGATTTCACAGTCTTTGTACCTGGTGCTTTATTAAATGAAAAGGTTAAAGTAAAAATAGTTAAAGTAAATAAGAATTTTGCGTTTGCAAAGCTTATAGATGTTATGGAAGCTTCTGAATACAGAACTGAACCAGCTTGTAATATATATAAAAGATGCGGAGGATGTCAGCTTCAGCATTATTCTTACAAGGCACAATTGAATTTTAAAAAGCAGAGAGTCAAAGATTGTATAGAAAGAATAGGAAAATTAAAAACTTCAGAAGTAATTTTATATGACACTATTGGTATGGATGACCCTTATAGATATAGAAATAAAGTTCAGCTGCCTGTGGGAGAAAAAAATGGAGAAGTCAATATAGGATTTTATGCTCAGAGAACTCACCAAATAATAAATATGGATACCTGCAATATACAGCATGAAGCAGCAGACAAAGTATTAAAACTGATAAAAAGTTGGATGAAAAAATATAAAATAGAAGCTTATAATGAGCAATTACATAGTGGAAGCATAAGACACATAATGGTTAGAAAGGCATTTAAAACAAATGAGGTTATGGTTGTTGTAGTTACAAGAAGTAATGAATTACCTCATAAAGAAGAGCTTATAGAAATGCTGATAGAAAGTAAAGAGAACATTGTTAGTATTATACAAAATGTAAATAGTAAAAAAACTAATGTAATTTTAGGAATAGAATGTATTACTTTATGGGGAAAAGATAATATAAGTGATTATATAGGTGAGTTCAGATTTAATATATCTCCATTATCTTTCTTTCAAGTTAATCCAGTACAAACAGAAGTATTATATAATAAGGCATTAGAATATGCTTCATTGACTGGGAATGAAACTGTATTTGATGCATACTGTGGTACAGGTACTATATCTTTATTTTTATCTCAAAAGGCTAAAAAAGTATATGGAATTGAAATAGTTCCACAAGCTATAGAAAATGCTAAGATAAATGCAGAGCAAAATAATATTGATAATGCAGAATTTATAGTAGGAGAATCTGAAAAAGTCATCCCTGAACTAATAAAAAATGGAGTAAAAGCAGATGTAGTAGTTGTAGATCCACCAAGAAAGGGATGTGAAAAGAGTCTTTTAGAGGCTATAGCACAAATGTCTCCTGAAAGGATAGTATATGTTTCTTGTGATCCAGGAACTTTGGCTAGAGACTTGAGCATATTAGATGAATTAGGGTATAAAGTTGCTGAGGTTCAACCTGTAGACATGTTTCCGCAGACCGCCCATGTGGAAACTGTGGTTAAGCTAATTAAGCAAAATCAATAG
- a CDS encoding YdbC family protein, which yields MANIKYEIKETIGALSESSKGWKKELNLISWNDKEPKFDIRDWSPEHEKMGKGVTLTNDELKKLRDILNDMEL from the coding sequence ATGGCAAATATAAAATATGAAATAAAAGAAACTATAGGAGCCCTTTCAGAATCATCAAAAGGCTGGAAGAAAGAATTAAATCTTATAAGCTGGAATGATAAAGAGCCTAAATTTGATATTAGAGATTGGTCCCCTGAACATGAAAAGATGGGTAAGGGAGTAACTTTAACAAATGATGAATTGAAAAAATTAAGGGATATTCTGAATGATATGGAACTATAG
- a CDS encoding ImmA/IrrE family metallo-endopeptidase, with product MKSIVISMSKYITSDNLNEVIEANKKIKNEIDNLKSNFFINYNKTGIVGPDRLAFEVLKKNYSLIQVPIDDMYWGGAIFIRGNLKISVVNSAQPRVYQFFVAWHELFHLLYDPSIIKGQHNIQAEKMELNERKADYFAAKMLLGDVYKYYYSLEDDEFINKIARCMDVFKAPYKAILIQLYDDAVEVFNDMGLKKLIVENFHKKPNDLISLFEKLELDTDLVKPSNVISFGGLDKKIKLLSEKESDVDYHMDNLKFLNKLKDLMK from the coding sequence ATGAAGTCTATAGTGATAAGTATGTCTAAATATATAACCTCTGATAACTTGAATGAAGTAATAGAAGCAAATAAGAAAATAAAAAATGAAATAGACAACTTAAAAAGTAACTTCTTTATTAATTATAACAAAACTGGAATAGTAGGACCTGATAGGTTAGCCTTTGAAGTATTAAAGAAAAATTATAGTTTAATACAAGTACCGATAGATGATATGTATTGGGGAGGAGCTATATTTATTAGAGGCAATCTAAAAATATCGGTTGTCAATTCAGCACAGCCAAGAGTTTACCAATTCTTTGTTGCATGGCATGAGTTATTTCATTTGCTTTATGATCCTTCTATAATTAAAGGACAACATAATATACAGGCTGAAAAAATGGAGTTAAATGAGAGAAAAGCAGATTATTTTGCTGCAAAGATGTTGTTAGGTGATGTTTATAAATATTATTATTCACTAGAGGATGATGAATTTATAAATAAAATTGCTAGATGTATGGATGTGTTTAAAGCACCTTATAAGGCCATATTAATTCAATTATATGATGATGCTGTAGAAGTATTTAATGACATGGGGCTTAAAAAGCTAATAGTTGAAAACTTTCATAAAAAGCCTAATGATTTAATCTCATTATTTGAAAAACTAGAATTAGATACTGACTTAGTTAAACCTTCTAATGTGATTAGCTTTGGTGGTTTAGATAAAAAAATAAAATTGTTATCGGAAAAGGAATCAGATGTTGATTATCATATGGATAACTTAAAGTTTTTAAACAAACTCAAGGATCTAATGAAATGA
- a CDS encoding TetR/AcrR family transcriptional regulator: MKNNDIKLTNRDLQAIERRNQLLESAKELFASNGYHATTTRQITKNIGMADGLIYHYFPEGKKQILDIIIKEFIDDRWIQLEKEISEVTSDIPIQEILFKLGNIIFKYIGNDKNILVILLREQNILSEEYTNTFNNHIKKVIHKTELILKYKAEKNEIKAFDFFMMANQFWSAIYTYILQNTLFGEKNLYSISKEVYLEQIINYTQMTWKK, encoded by the coding sequence ATGAAAAACAATGATATTAAACTTACAAATAGAGATCTTCAAGCAATAGAAAGACGTAATCAGCTTTTGGAATCAGCAAAAGAACTTTTTGCATCTAATGGTTATCATGCAACTACAACTAGACAAATAACAAAGAATATTGGTATGGCAGATGGACTCATTTATCACTATTTTCCAGAAGGAAAAAAACAGATTTTAGATATAATTATTAAAGAATTTATTGATGACAGATGGATTCAGTTAGAAAAAGAAATATCTGAAGTTACTTCTGATATACCAATTCAAGAAATTCTTTTTAAATTAGGAAACATAATATTTAAATATATTGGTAATGATAAAAATATATTAGTTATATTATTACGTGAGCAAAATATATTATCAGAAGAATATACAAATACTTTTAATAACCATATAAAGAAAGTAATTCATAAAACAGAGTTGATTTTAAAATATAAAGCTGAAAAAAATGAAATAAAAGCCTTTGACTTTTTTATGATGGCAAATCAATTTTGGAGTGCTATTTACACATATATATTGCAAAATACACTTTTTGGAGAAAAAAATTTATATTCAATAAGTAAAGAGGTGTATTTAGAACAAATTATAAATTATACTCAAATGACTTGGAAAAAATAA
- a CDS encoding alpha/beta hydrolase family protein, with translation MKLHFQDQAFSFELLRAATYSGYQGAEIGEALATAAKIKEGDFDSWYEEWKNTAKRVEQIGIDCLNKRHKISAREALLRAHNYYRTAEFFLQGTDPRRSENFEKSVETFEAAMKLIDSYFEIVEIPYEGTHLKGYFYGALDYDKVTTTSRPTLLFIGGYDSTLQELYFCGAAPAIKRGYNCLIFECPGQGEALRKNNLYMRHDAEVPVGAAIDYLQTRKDIDTNKIALLGMSLGGYFAPRAAAFDERIKACIAFNVFYDTYESTINQNPQLEKVLSLPAEQKEAMLAKAEENNSNLRWMLNNGKWVFGLKHRYEVFDEMKKASLKGVAEKIKCPILLTMGETDHFVSKDQLKALLDSIKAPKTVRVFTIDEGAEEHCQEGNHALFHQVMFDWLDDIFENYLD, from the coding sequence ATGAAACTACATTTTCAAGACCAAGCATTTTCATTTGAATTATTAAGAGCTGCAACTTATTCAGGATATCAAGGAGCAGAAATAGGTGAAGCCTTAGCAACAGCTGCAAAAATTAAAGAAGGTGACTTTGACAGCTGGTATGAAGAATGGAAAAATACAGCTAAAAGAGTCGAACAAATAGGTATTGATTGCTTAAATAAGAGACATAAAATAAGTGCTAGAGAGGCTTTACTTAGAGCACATAATTATTATAGGACTGCAGAATTCTTTTTACAAGGAACTGATCCAAGACGCAGTGAAAACTTTGAAAAGAGTGTTGAGACTTTTGAAGCAGCAATGAAGCTTATAGATTCATATTTTGAAATAGTTGAAATACCCTATGAAGGTACTCATTTAAAAGGTTATTTTTATGGAGCATTAGACTATGATAAAGTTACTACCACATCAAGACCTACTTTATTATTTATCGGTGGATATGACTCCACTCTTCAAGAACTTTATTTCTGTGGAGCTGCTCCAGCAATAAAACGTGGCTATAACTGTTTAATCTTTGAATGCCCAGGACAAGGAGAAGCTTTAAGAAAGAATAACCTTTATATGCGTCATGATGCAGAAGTTCCAGTAGGTGCTGCAATAGATTACCTTCAAACAAGAAAGGATATCGACACTAACAAAATAGCTTTGCTTGGCATGAGCTTAGGTGGTTATTTCGCCCCAAGAGCAGCAGCTTTTGATGAACGTATAAAAGCATGTATTGCTTTCAATGTATTTTATGATACTTATGAATCTACTATAAATCAAAATCCTCAGCTTGAAAAAGTATTAAGTTTACCAGCAGAGCAAAAAGAAGCTATGCTTGCAAAAGCTGAAGAAAATAATTCAAATCTTCGTTGGATGCTAAACAACGGTAAATGGGTATTTGGATTAAAACACAGATATGAAGTCTTTGATGAAATGAAGAAAGCGTCTTTAAAAGGAGTTGCTGAAAAGATTAAATGTCCTATATTACTTACTATGGGAGAAACAGATCACTTTGTTTCTAAAGATCAATTAAAAGCCCTTTTAGATTCAATAAAAGCACCAAAGACAGTTCGTGTCTTTACTATAGATGAAGGTGCAGAAGAACATTGTCAAGAAGGTAATCATGCACTATTTCATCAAGTTATGTTTGATTGGTTAGATGATATATTTGAAAATTATTTAGACTAA
- a CDS encoding DMT family transporter, producing the protein MTFLYYLLSLISGFALTLQVGINGAFRSKIVNPILSSLVSFAVGTLGLALVFFITLLNGSSTLPTIANMKNTNWWMLTGGLFGAFYIFSTIFSAPKIGFANMFSLVICGQIILSVLFDHFGLLGNQIHLLSPLRAIGVFLLILGVYIIQAN; encoded by the coding sequence ATGACATTCCTGTATTATTTACTCTCATTAATATCAGGCTTTGCTCTGACTTTGCAAGTTGGTATAAATGGAGCCTTTCGTTCTAAAATAGTAAATCCTATACTTTCATCTCTTGTCAGCTTTGCTGTTGGAACTTTAGGACTTGCTCTGGTATTTTTTATTACTTTATTAAATGGCTCTAGTACCTTACCAACTATAGCAAACATGAAAAACACTAACTGGTGGATGTTAACTGGAGGATTATTTGGAGCCTTTTATATATTTTCAACCATATTTTCAGCTCCTAAAATTGGATTTGCTAATATGTTCAGTCTCGTAATATGCGGTCAAATAATCCTTTCAGTACTATTTGATCATTTTGGATTATTAGGAAATCAAATTCATTTATTAAGTCCACTAAGAGCTATAGGAGTTTTTTTATTAATTTTAGGTGTTTACATAATTCAAGCTAATTAG
- a CDS encoding FAD-dependent oxidoreductase gives MKNKYYPHLASPIKINGVTFKNRIFGAPMSNPELDADCNMRKEEIAFHENRAQGGLASVAIGLGIVDAIGRTHTKEIKLYDVMSLPSLKEASNAMHRHNCNAVMELAHGGKYGNARGHGNADGILIGPNDEINPEGLQVRSMTDEDIYRVADCFAEGAKLVKEAGFDMVLIHGGHGWLLGQFSSPTMNHRTDKWGGSLENRMRFPLLVIEKVREAVGANYPIEFRMSGAEYTQDGYTIEEGIKMAKMLDGKVDIIHVSAGIHEDMEVFTLTHPSMFIEHGYNVYLASEIKKHVKTPVATLGGLNDPDMMEEIIASGKADIIQIARQSLADPYFPEKAFSGNADDINRCCRCYTCFFNYLTNRTFCCAFNPVIGNELENKHAFPATTPKKVIVVGGGPGGMEAAITAAGRGHSVTLYEKNSELGGQLLSEQYIPFKQDMFNFVKVLKGRLEKSGVDVHLNTELTAEQAAAEKADVVITAIGAKPIVPPIPGINNEKVVGLEALHQKDPALGQKVVILGGGLVGCECAIYLDGMGKDVTIVEMRDDWAADSYFMHKNAMRMAMRDSNIKVNISTKAKAVTDEGLVCETAHGEVTFEADSILLAAGMKTDRAVADSFYNTAPRVFETGDCIKPGRVVEAVTNGYYRALDI, from the coding sequence ATGAAGAATAAATATTATCCACATCTTGCAAGTCCTATTAAAATTAATGGAGTTACTTTTAAAAACAGAATTTTTGGTGCTCCAATGTCCAATCCAGAATTAGATGCAGACTGTAATATGAGAAAAGAAGAAATCGCATTTCATGAAAATCGTGCACAGGGTGGTCTTGCTAGTGTAGCCATTGGTCTTGGTATTGTAGATGCTATTGGTCGTACACACACAAAGGAAATAAAGCTCTATGACGTAATGTCTCTCCCTTCACTTAAGGAAGCTTCAAACGCTATGCATCGTCATAATTGTAATGCAGTAATGGAGCTTGCTCATGGAGGAAAATATGGTAATGCCCGTGGTCATGGTAATGCTGATGGCATATTAATTGGGCCTAATGATGAAATAAATCCAGAAGGACTTCAGGTTCGTAGTATGACAGATGAGGATATCTACAGAGTTGCAGATTGTTTTGCTGAAGGTGCAAAGCTGGTAAAAGAAGCTGGCTTTGATATGGTACTTATCCATGGTGGTCATGGATGGCTGCTTGGTCAGTTTAGTTCTCCAACAATGAATCACAGAACAGATAAATGGGGTGGAAGTCTGGAGAATCGTATGCGTTTTCCACTACTGGTAATAGAAAAAGTACGTGAAGCTGTTGGAGCTAATTATCCAATTGAATTTCGTATGAGTGGGGCAGAGTATACGCAAGATGGATATACAATCGAAGAAGGTATAAAGATGGCCAAAATGCTGGATGGAAAGGTAGATATTATCCATGTTTCTGCTGGTATTCATGAAGACATGGAGGTATTTACACTTACTCACCCGTCTATGTTTATTGAGCATGGATATAATGTATATCTTGCGTCTGAGATTAAAAAGCATGTTAAGACACCGGTTGCTACATTAGGTGGACTAAATGATCCAGACATGATGGAAGAAATTATTGCTTCAGGAAAAGCAGATATCATACAGATTGCACGTCAATCACTGGCTGATCCATATTTCCCAGAGAAAGCATTTTCAGGAAATGCAGATGATATTAATCGTTGCTGCCGATGCTACACTTGTTTCTTCAATTATTTAACAAATAGAACATTCTGTTGTGCGTTTAACCCAGTTATTGGTAACGAACTGGAAAATAAGCATGCATTCCCAGCAACAACGCCAAAGAAAGTTATTGTAGTTGGTGGTGGACCAGGCGGTATGGAAGCAGCTATTACAGCAGCTGGTCGTGGTCATTCTGTTACTCTTTATGAGAAAAATAGTGAGCTTGGTGGACAACTTCTTTCTGAACAGTATATTCCTTTTAAGCAGGATATGTTCAACTTTGTAAAAGTATTAAAAGGACGTTTGGAGAAATCAGGTGTTGATGTTCATTTGAATACAGAGCTTACGGCTGAACAGGCAGCAGCAGAGAAGGCTGATGTTGTTATTACAGCCATTGGTGCTAAACCGATTGTTCCACCAATTCCAGGAATTAATAACGAGAAAGTTGTTGGTCTTGAAGCTCTTCATCAGAAAGATCCTGCACTTGGACAGAAGGTTGTTATACTTGGCGGTGGTCTTGTTGGATGTGAATGTGCAATTTATCTGGATGGTATGGGAAAAGATGTTACAATAGTTGAAATGAGAGATGACTGGGCAGCTGATTCTTATTTTATGCACAAAAATGCAATGAGAATGGCAATGCGTGACAGCAATATTAAGGTTAACATAAGTACAAAGGCAAAGGCTGTTACAGATGAAGGACTTGTCTGTGAGACGGCCCATGGTGAAGTTACTTTTGAGGCTGACAGTATTTTGTTAGCAGCAGGCATGAAAACTGACCGTGCAGTTGCAGACAGCTTCTATAACACAGCACCACGTGTATTCGAAACAGGTGACTGTATCAAGCCGGGTCGTGTAGTTGAGGCAGTTACAAACGGATACTATCGTGCACTAGATATTTAA
- a CDS encoding SpoVA/SpoVAEb family sporulation membrane protein, translating into MGDIKIQTTNISPKEVETRNEKLGWFKSCIYSGIIGGLISVLAHVLSIIYAAVGVPDNISLVVTLLTLLLIGALTTALGWYSKLDKYGPAGGMLPTTGLAGAITGTAIQSKKNGESLLENVYKGFMSVAPILFWGWVTCVVAGIVMGLVKI; encoded by the coding sequence ATGGGCGATATAAAAATCCAAACTACAAATATTTCACCAAAAGAGGTTGAGACTAGAAATGAAAAATTGGGATGGTTCAAGAGTTGCATATATTCAGGGATAATTGGTGGATTGATTTCTGTGCTTGCTCATGTTTTATCTATAATATATGCAGCTGTAGGAGTACCCGATAATATTTCCTTAGTAGTGACTCTTCTTACACTTCTATTAATAGGTGCTCTTACTACAGCTCTTGGATGGTATAGTAAATTAGACAAGTATGGACCAGCCGGAGGTATGCTTCCCACAACTGGTCTTGCAGGTGCAATAACAGGTACTGCAATTCAATCTAAAAAAAATGGTGAGTCTCTTCTTGAAAACGTTTATAAAGGATTTATGTCAGTTGCGCCAATTTTATTTTGGGGTTGGGTTACATGTGTAGTTGCAGGTATAGTAATGGGATTGGTTAAAATATAA